From the genome of uncultured Methanobacterium sp.:
TCCGTTTGCCCGGTTTCCACGTCCTACTGATCCGTCGTCTCCCATCTCTGCAGAGGTACCGGTTACAGTGAGGTAGTAACCTTCTTCAGTTTTGCTGTTAGGGTCATCAGCAGTGTTGATGAATGTTTCAACATCTCTGGAGGTGTGTTCAAGGGCCAAATTGGTGGCGATGTCCTTAAGTTCTTCTTTGGTGTCCAGGTAGGTTTGCGCACCGTCCACATATTTGGAAATCATGGCTACTGCCACAGTTAGGGTGATTTTATCATGATCACGCAGTCCCATGACTTTTATGTCTTCACCCACCTGTGGGTATTTCTTTTTGAATGATTTGGAGTTTAAACGTTCTTCAACGGCCATTACTATTCTTTCAGTTTCAGAAAATGGGGCAAAACCAACTCCGAAGGATGTGTCGTTGGATGCAGGCATTCCTTGCCTTTTGAAAACGTCCACCAGGTCTCCGGAACCATGTCCAATTTTGCACTCCACCACGGTGCAGGTTTCCACGTCCAGGTTTATCAGGGTTTCTTTAAGGTAATCTTTGGCTGCTTTAATGGCTATCCTGTCAATACCAATTTTTTTCCCTTCGTATTCTGGGACTCCCCTTCCGGTAAGGAGGATGTCCATGGGTTTTATTATGTCTCCTCCCCCGAATTCAGGAGAAGATTCCCCCGCGGTTATCTGTACTTCATCGGTGTTATGGTGTAAGACACCACCGAAATGATCTAAGTAAGCGTTGCACAGGCCACGGCTAACTGATTCTGCGATTCCGTCGCTTATACTGTCTGGGTGACCTATCCCCTTCCTTTCAACGATTTCTATTTCTTGTTCCTCAATTGGCTTTTGAATAAG
Proteins encoded in this window:
- a CDS encoding methionine adenosyltransferase, with protein sequence MRNIIVEELIQKPIEEQEIEIVERKGIGHPDSISDGIAESVSRGLCNAYLDHFGGVLHHNTDEVQITAGESSPEFGGGDIIKPMDILLTGRGVPEYEGKKIGIDRIAIKAAKDYLKETLINLDVETCTVVECKIGHGSGDLVDVFKRQGMPASNDTSFGVGFAPFSETERIVMAVEERLNSKSFKKKYPQVGEDIKVMGLRDHDKITLTVAVAMISKYVDGAQTYLDTKEELKDIATNLALEHTSRDVETFINTADDPNSKTEEGYYLTVTGTSAEMGDDGSVGRGNRANGLITPNRPMSMEATSGKNPINHVGKIYNLLSNQMANDIVKEVEGVNQVHMMILSQIGAPIDQPKAASAQLILEKGYEMSKVRSEVQGVMDTWLADINKITEMLIKGKVRTF